A window of the Leptospira brenneri genome harbors these coding sequences:
- a CDS encoding putative lipoprotein, producing the protein MRMIKHLSIVSVIAVLLSFNNCSFLDSASGSISRLGVSVSDSASALVKSVSNSISSISDSGKEKAMNEYKEDVTASVALQIRYENQKQELENQLSIIAKSHGVVAWRSNSATYIAIGQGLKQANLSPSEMKAVAADVAKQNAVVAKLIVDGYNL; encoded by the coding sequence ATGCGTATGATCAAACATTTGAGTATAGTTTCCGTAATTGCGGTCTTACTTTCATTTAACAATTGTTCTTTCCTAGACTCTGCTTCTGGTAGCATCAGCCGCTTGGGTGTGTCTGTATCAGACTCTGCTTCTGCCCTTGTAAAATCAGTTTCTAATAGTATCTCGTCTATTTCTGACAGCGGAAAAGAAAAGGCTATGAACGAGTACAAAGAAGATGTAACTGCAAGTGTAGCTTTACAAATTCGTTACGAAAACCAAAAACAAGAACTAGAAAACCAACTTTCTATCATAGCGAAATCTCATGGAGTTGTGGCTTGGAGATCTAATAGTGCAACTTACATTGCAATCGGACAAGGTTTAAAACAAGCAAACCTCTCTCCTTCTGAAATGAAAGCAGTAGCAGCAGACGTAGCAAAACAAAACGCAGTAGTCGCAAAACTGATCGTAGACGGGTACAATCTATAA
- a CDS encoding glycoside hydrolase family 36 protein, translating into MKIQYRVHNSVTISNFLPIKAGVFQSECKKFELLLSSTTDPKTGTVLSPKLIWRESTRPEVGFSVDHLELELSILPEGGGFSLFQHGYQSWSIARKVESTSVDKPPFLSFLQYSQENVYSKNESKVGKFISEYLTLVFNKVSGVGILYAPIEQGEFGTKFEVVFGNEGNVTSVKAIYDIHCLPDLRPHTKLSIAKIKVLPFKGSPESKLAKYFEELGKKEGPTNLPKKVPTGWCSWYYYYTKIDQKIILDNLTKVRELNLPFEFFQIDDGYQKEIGDWLVPNDKFPGGMRILADEIKRVGLKPGIWLAPFLVRKKSEFFRKYPEAILKDQNGKPVPAIYQPLWGSGYTYALDITHPTALAYLEKVFSTIVKEWGYPYLKLDFLYAGLLPGDLYNKTLSPQARYRNALELIRKVVGKNTFLLGCGAPMLPSVGIFDGMRISCDVAPFWNPERLRVLLQDRNALCTRNALINDITRASMHRNLWLNDPDCLLVRKKRNKMNEAQTKLMASVMAVSGGMLLVSDDLTKLEMDRLDLLKKAFQLNRECQAYTPVPIGIFEDEFPPALYNPAGYLGIWNPTDEEKIIRFAVPQGLKTKEPFLDFWTGTMVNLRIIGGHFEVTLPAFGSVVVSV; encoded by the coding sequence ATGAAAATTCAATACAGAGTTCATAATTCCGTCACCATTTCGAACTTCCTTCCCATTAAGGCAGGAGTTTTCCAATCCGAATGTAAAAAATTCGAGCTTTTACTCTCTTCTACAACAGATCCCAAAACGGGAACTGTCCTAAGTCCCAAACTCATTTGGCGGGAATCAACTAGACCCGAAGTGGGATTTTCTGTGGATCATTTAGAATTGGAATTATCCATTCTACCAGAAGGTGGTGGGTTTTCCCTCTTTCAACACGGATACCAGTCTTGGTCCATTGCGAGAAAAGTAGAAAGTACATCGGTAGACAAACCTCCCTTTTTATCTTTTTTGCAATATTCACAAGAGAATGTTTATTCCAAAAACGAATCCAAAGTAGGTAAGTTTATCTCTGAATATCTAACTCTTGTTTTTAATAAAGTGAGCGGGGTTGGAATTCTTTACGCGCCCATCGAACAGGGAGAATTCGGAACTAAATTCGAAGTCGTTTTTGGAAACGAAGGAAATGTAACATCCGTTAAGGCAATTTATGATATCCATTGTTTGCCTGACCTTCGCCCCCATACAAAACTAAGCATTGCAAAGATCAAAGTCCTTCCTTTTAAAGGAAGTCCAGAATCGAAACTTGCCAAATACTTTGAGGAACTTGGAAAAAAAGAAGGTCCTACCAACTTACCAAAAAAAGTCCCCACTGGTTGGTGTTCTTGGTATTATTATTACACAAAAATTGATCAAAAAATCATTTTAGACAATTTAACAAAGGTTAGAGAACTTAATTTACCTTTTGAATTCTTTCAAATTGATGATGGATACCAAAAAGAAATTGGAGATTGGCTCGTACCCAATGATAAATTTCCAGGTGGGATGCGGATCCTTGCTGATGAAATCAAACGAGTGGGACTAAAACCAGGGATCTGGCTTGCTCCCTTTCTTGTTAGAAAAAAATCAGAATTCTTTCGTAAGTATCCAGAGGCAATACTCAAAGATCAAAATGGAAAACCGGTGCCTGCCATCTACCAACCTCTTTGGGGAAGTGGTTATACTTATGCACTCGACATCACTCATCCTACAGCTCTTGCTTATTTGGAAAAAGTTTTTTCAACTATAGTCAAAGAGTGGGGATATCCTTATTTAAAATTAGATTTTCTGTATGCGGGTCTCCTTCCTGGAGATTTATATAACAAAACCTTATCACCACAAGCCCGTTACCGGAACGCGTTAGAACTCATTCGAAAAGTAGTTGGGAAAAACACCTTCCTTTTGGGATGTGGAGCACCTATGTTGCCATCGGTAGGAATCTTTGATGGAATGCGCATTTCTTGTGACGTGGCGCCCTTTTGGAATCCCGAACGCTTACGAGTCCTCTTACAAGATCGAAATGCACTCTGCACAAGAAACGCACTCATTAACGACATCACTCGTGCCTCCATGCATAGAAACCTTTGGCTGAATGATCCAGATTGTCTTCTTGTCCGCAAAAAAAGAAACAAAATGAACGAAGCACAAACCAAACTCATGGCTTCCGTCATGGCCGTGTCAGGCGGGATGTTGTTAGTTTCTGATGATCTTACAAAATTGGAAATGGACAGGTTGGATCTTTTGAAAAAGGCATTCCAATTAAATCGGGAGTGTCAAGCCTATACCCCAGTTCCCATTGGTATCTTTGAAGATGAGTTTCCGCCAGCCCTCTATAACCCTGCAGGATATCTGGGAATTTGGAATCCAACGGATGAAGAAAAAATCATTCGGTTTGCTGTTCCCCAAGGTTTAAAAACCAAGGAACCTTTTTTGGACTTTTGGACAGGGACTATGGTGAACCTTAGGATCATTGGTGGCCATTTCGAAGTCACTCTCCCGGCATTTGGTTCAGTGGTTGTTTCCGTTTGA
- a CDS encoding ribonuclease D yields the protein MTQKRSTIKPVVLQGDLNEEFFEAFKKDDRLAVDCEMMGLNPRRDRLCVVQISDSKNKVALVQILPGQKEAPLIQKLFESKDITKIFHFARMDMTFLRARLGIKVQNVFCTKIGSKLARTYTDKHGLKELIREFFEENIDKKNQSSDWGKKILTKDQVDYASTDVRFLIALESILTEMMIRENRFATAERCFAFLETQVELDLLEVHNLFEH from the coding sequence ATGACCCAAAAACGTTCAACTATAAAACCAGTAGTCTTACAAGGAGATCTGAACGAAGAATTTTTTGAAGCCTTTAAAAAGGATGACCGGTTGGCTGTGGATTGTGAAATGATGGGACTCAATCCTAGAAGGGACAGACTTTGTGTTGTACAAATTTCTGACTCTAAAAATAAAGTCGCTCTTGTACAAATCCTTCCTGGGCAAAAAGAAGCTCCACTCATCCAAAAGTTATTTGAATCCAAAGACATTACCAAAATCTTCCATTTTGCGAGAATGGACATGACTTTTCTCCGGGCAAGACTCGGGATTAAAGTTCAAAATGTTTTTTGCACAAAAATTGGTAGTAAACTGGCTAGAACTTACACCGATAAACACGGGTTAAAAGAACTCATCCGCGAATTTTTCGAAGAAAACATCGATAAAAAAAATCAAAGTTCGGATTGGGGAAAAAAGATCCTCACCAAAGACCAAGTGGACTATGCCTCGACAGATGTTCGGTTTCTAATTGCTCTTGAATCCATCCTCACCGAGATGATGATCCGTGAAAATCGGTTTGCAACTGCCGAACGTTGTTTTGCTTTTTTGGAAACCCAAG